The DNA window AAAATAAACTCTAGGCTCAAATTATACAGCTATTTAGCTTACAATGTACTCCGCAGGGAAACCTACCGGTATCGGATTATGAAGTTTCACGAACATTTCACCATCACCTACTCTACATAGTTCATAAGGCACATAGAGAAATCTTGCAGCGATCTTCTTATCTACTTGGCTTTTTTCTTCTAAATGTAATCGTATGCCACTTGGAACATCTTGAACAAAATTTTCAGGTATAATCGTGTCAACCACTAATACCATCACATCAATATCACCCTCTCTGATGCGTTGCTTTAATGTACCTTCCAATAAAGCATAACTTTCCGAAGTCTCTTTTACATCATTTTCGAAAAGTTCAACCTCTCCCGCATCATTTAGTAACATCAAGAAGGGTTGAAAGTGCTTTGTCTTTTCGAGTGACTCCTGAGCCCTATAGACAGCTTGTTCTAAGAGCATAAATGCTTTTTCATCTTCTAAAGTGGACATACAACTCCTGGTTGGGTAGTTTAGCTGATCATTATATCAGCATATAAAACAAAGAGAAATACCTACATTCTACCCCTAATGATGCAAGTATTCATGAAAAGAGGAGATCATTCTCCAGCTGCAGCATTTTCCATCATCGTATACATACCTGTTCTTACCTCATTTGCAAGTTCAAGCAGTTTAGGTTCTAATACATGACCACCATTGATCATCAGTTCCATACTCATTGTATAGATATAGATGTCTCCGTTTGGCTCTTCAACGAAACCTATTCTACATGGCATAAAACCAATAAACTCTGCAGAATGCCCTAAAAATATATCTGCGATATAAGGAGAACAATAGGAACGGATATGTGTCAGAAGTCCACCGTCTTTAAACAACTTCCCATGTCTAGGCATCGTTTTACTATCTACCAATGCCATACCAAACTCACTTGCAGTTTCATCCATGATCTCTAAAGCATTCTCAAATGCTTCTTGTTTGGTCATACCTTCGGGTATGACCATTTTTACCTTACGGATCATCCCTT is part of the Sulfurovum xiamenensis genome and encodes:
- a CDS encoding DUF302 domain-containing protein; translated protein: MKFIKGLFTFVGAVVVIGFIFAFVKFDLGTRIGQVSKLDPQALPEYMKMFDKVLTTGDPAKGMIRKVKMVIPEGMTKQEAFENALEIMDETASEFGMALVDSKTMPRHGKLFKDGGLLTHIRSYCSPYIADIFLGHSAEFIGFMPCRIGFVEEPNGDIYIYTMSMELMINGGHVLEPKLLELANEVRTGMYTMMENAAAGE